The following DNA comes from Riemerella anatipestifer ATCC 11845 = DSM 15868.
TGGGTATTTTAAGTACTGCTGGTACATGCTATCTATGAAATCAGCATGTGTTGCATTTAAGAATGAAAATTTATCCATTATGACAGATTTATCTGTTTTTTAAATTTAACTTTTTATACGATGCACAAATTTATTAAAAAAAAACGATTCAGAAAACTCCAATAACCAAAGTTTATTTTTTCCTTCATATCTTTTAAGACGATACTGGTAATGCTATTTTTAGCAATACTGGTTTATTCTCTACAGGTGTTTCTATAAAGACCTCTTGTAATTTACCAGTCCTTAAGCTGTCTTCCTCTGCTTTTTTTAATAACTTATTGATAACCGAAACTCTATTAGCATAATCTCCCTTATAATACATCACATACAATCTAGAAGCGTCCTGCATATGATAAGTAAAGTTGTTATCTGTAATCTCTGATTTTTTAGACAGCGGTATTCCATAAAAATAGCTTACCTCTTTATCCTTATAACTTTTAGCTTGAGTGATGAGCATAGGAAAACCAAACTCATCTTCCTTTTTATCCAAGTCATTCATCACAAAATTGACTACCTTATGATGATTTTTAACTAAATCTTTAAAATAAATAGTTTTGTTTTTATTCTGAGTATTGGCATTTATTCCTACTAAAATGGCTGCTTCTTGATTTTCTACCATAAGGCTATCATATTTGATATTGGTTAAAATTTCCATTTTATCCACCTTATTACTCAATACTGCTTTTAAATTTCGAAGGCTCTCATCTACCATTCCCTCAAAATTTTCTACTGAAAACAGATTAACGTAACGTTCTAGAAGTGCTTTCTTCGGTGTAGTTACCATCCATATCAATCTCGTTTTTTCTCCCTTTGGCAAAAATTTAATATCTACTTTGAGAGGTGCATTAGTATCCGCATCAAAAAACTCGTATCTCAGAGTTTTTTCGAAGTTTTCATATCTAATAAATACCATTCCTACCCCTTCTTTAGCATCTACAAAGTTCATAGAACTTCCCTGCCCTTCATAAGGTAGGAAATATTCAAATTTCAATTTAGGATTTTGGGTAAAGTACTGATACCATCTGGTAAGATTCTGAAAGTTACTAAATTGTGGATAAACTTTATCTATGGGATAATCAATCTCTCTTTCTACTTTAAAGGATTTGCTCTCATCAACAAACAACATGGAGACCGCGTAAATACCTGCCAACAGCACCCCTAAAACTAAAACAAACTTCAACCAACGCATGAGATTATTTTTAGATTATTTCACTAGATAGCCCTCTTAAAAGTAGTTTTTTGTGCATAGGCTCAATCAGTTCTAAATTACCTGTTTTCACAGTACATTTACCTTTATAATGTACCAAGAACGTACATTGTTCTGCCTGTTCTAATGTATGAGCACATACTTCCATAAGAGACTCTATAACGAAATCAAAGGTGTTAAAATCATCATTATGCAATACAAGTTTATGCTTCGCTTCAGTGGAAGACAAAACGCTAACCTCTTCTTCGTTCTCTTTATTAGGGATATTTTGAAAAACCATTTTCATAGTTTGAAATAACTATTAGTTAGCATTAGTACCTTCCCCCGATTCTCCAAAAAAGCTATCATCATAGGTAAGCTCTACCATTTCTACACTTTTATTATTCATTTTCAGTATTTTAAAATGGTAATTTTCAAAATCAAACTCTTGATTTTCCTCTGGAATTTCTTCCAAACGATGAAGTATAAAACCTGCTAAAGTATTAAACTCACCCTCTTCAGGTAATGGTTTTGGTAAAAAATCGTTAATTTCTTCGAGTGGTTGAGTGGCTTTAACCCAATAAGTATTTTCTCCTATTTTATCTACTATCTTTTCTTCTTCATCTTCCTCATCTTGTATCTCTCCCACCAACTCTTCTAATATATCCTCTAGCGTGATGATACCTTCCGTACCTCCAAACTCATCTATCACGATAGCAATATGCTGTTTTTTAAGCTGGAAACTCTTCAATAAGTCAGAAATCTTTTTGCTTCCAACTACAAAATAAGCCTCTCTTAAAAAGCCTCTTAAATCTTCATGAGTAAGCTGCCCTTTAGTTTTAATATAGTTTCTAATAATTTCCTTAGTATAAAATATACCTATCACATTGTCTATAGAACCTTCATAAACAGGAATACGAGAGTAACCACTTTCCATTATAATTTCTATAATTTCATCTATCGAAGTTTCTATATCAATAGATAAAATATTCTGACGTGGCACCATAATCTGCTTTGCAGAATGGTCTGTAAAATCAAAAGCGTTCTTTATAATTTCGTAATTTTCCTCTTCTATCTCACCACCATCAGCACTTTGCTTTACTAGAAGCTGTAATTCTTCAGTAGAATGAATTTCATGCTCTGAGGCAGGGTTTATCTTTATCAATCTTAAAAAAGCATTAGAAATAGAGTTCATCAACCATATAAATGGTCTAAAAATATTATAGAACAATTTGAGCGGTGCCGCAATGAACAAGGTAGTTTCTTCTGCCTTTCGTATCGCTATAGATTTGGGAACCAACTCTCCAAATACTATATGCATCACAGTAATAATAAGGAAACTAAGCACCAAAGATACTGTGGTAACCGTAGTAGTATCTACACTGATACTAAAGTACTTAAACAAGCCTTCTATAATGTGATGAAGTGCACTTTCTCCCACCCAACCTAATGCTAAAGAGGCTAAAGTAATACCCAACTGAGTAGCAGAAAGATAGGCATCTAAGTTTTTGATAATGTCTTCTGCCTGCTTTGCCATAGCATTACCCTCGGCAGCTTTAATTTGAATTTGAGAATAGCGTACTTTAACTATTGAGAACTCTGCGGCTACAAAAAAGCCATTTAGTAGAACTAAGAAAATTGCGATAAAAATTTTGACTATACTGTCGGGATCCATTTAATTTTATAAATTATAGTGATATGCAAAGATAAATATTTTTTTAACAACAATATATAATCTCTATAATTTTCAGCAATATTGTATTGGTAACATCATATAATGCAAAAAGGTACTAGAAAAATTTCTAATACCTTTTTATTATTCATTTTAAACCGATTATTATCCGTTCTTAAGAGCCTCAGCACCAGAAACAATCTCTAAAATTTCATTAGTAATAGCAGCCTGACGTGCTTTATTATAGTAAATTACTAATTCATTCTTAAGAGCTTGAGCATTATCTGTTGCCTTATGCATCGCCGTCATTCTAGCCCCATGTTCTGAAGCAATAGAATCCAAAACAGCTTTATAAACTTGAGTTTTGATAGACTTCGGGATAAGTACATCTAAAATCTCATTTCTATTTGGCTCAAAAAGATAGTCAATCTCTATAGCTTTATCACCTTCTTCAGAATCCTTAATTGCTATAGGCAAAAGTTTTTCCGTTTGTACTGTTTGGGTAGCAGCATTTAAGAATTTGTTATAAATAAGATACACTTCATCAAATCTCTCCTCACGGAAATCTTTCATCACTCCATAAACAATATTAGCAACCGCCTCAAAGCTAAGATTATCAAAGATATGGCTTTCATTACTATATGGAGTTCTAATCTTCTTTACTGCATCATAAACCTTCTTACCTATAGTAATCACCTCTACCTTCTTATCAGAATTTTGTGATAACTGAGCATTAAGCTCTTTAATAATAGAAGAGTTAAATGCTCCTGCTAAACCTCTGTTAGAAGATATTGCAATATACAATACTCTCTTTACTTCTCTTTGTTTAGCGTAGATAGAAACCTTATCTGCATCTGAACTTGTATTTACATTCTCAATAATTTCCTGTAGCTTTTCAGAATAAGGTCTCAACATCACGATGGCATCTTGTGCTTTCTTTAGTTTCGCAGCGGAAACCATTTTCATCGCACTTGTAATCTGCATCGTAGAAGAGATGGAAGTTATTCGCCCTCGTATTTCTTTTAAATTTGCCATATTTTATGGATTCAAAATTTAAAACTCCGAGTTTAAAAATTATTTTCTAAACTCGGAATTATGAGTTATTTTTAGTTATACTTAGATGCTAAATCATTAGCAGCCTGTCTTAGCACACCTGTAATTTCGTCATCAATTTTACCAGCCTTAATTTTAGCCATAGTGTCTGGGTGCTTAGATCTCAAGAATTCCACATATTCTTTTTGGAACTCTTTAACCTTATTTACAGGTACATTTCTCAATAAGTTTTCTGTACCAGCATAAATCATCGCCACTTGGCTATCTACAGGTAGTGGAGAGTTTACTGGTTGCTTAAGAATTTCCACATTTTTCTCACCTTTTGTGATTACCGCTAAAGTTGCAGCATCAAGGTCAGAACCGAACTTAGCAAACGCTTCTAATTCTTTATATTGTGCTTGGTCTAACTTAAGTGTACCTGATACTTTCTTCATTGACTTAATCTGAGCGTTACCTCCTACTCTTGATACAGAGATACCCACGTTAATTGCAGGACGCACCCCAGAGTTAAATAAATCTGACTCTAAGAATATCTGTCCATCTGTAATAGAGATTACGTTAGTAGGGATATAAGCAGATACGTCTCCCGCCTGAGTCTCAATAATTGGTAATGCAGTAAGAGAACCTCCTCCTTTAACGATTGGTTTTAAAGAATCAGGAAGGTCGTTCATTTGCTTAGCAATGCTATCATCAGCAATTACCTTAGCAGCTCTTTCTAAAAGTCTAGAGTGTAAGTAGAATACGTCCCCTGGATAAGCCTCACGACCTGGTGGTCTTCTTAATAAAAGTGAAAGCTCACGATAAGCTACGGCTTGCTTAGATAAATCATCATAAACGATAAGAGCAGGACGACCTGTATCACGGAAGTACTCCCCAATAGCAGCACCTGCCATAGGAGCATATACCTGCATAGGTGAAGGGTCTGAAGCATTAGCTGCTACTACTACGGTATAAGCCATAGCTCCTTTATCCTCTAATGTTTTAACAATTTGTGCTACAGTAGAACCTTTTTGACCTACTGCAACATAAATACAGAATACAGGCTCACCAGCATCATAAAACTCTTTTTGGTTAAGAATAGTATCTATCGCTACAGTAGTTTTACCTGTTTGACGGTCACCAATGATAAGCTCTCTCTGACCTCTTCCGATAGGAATCATAGAGTCTACCGCTACGATACCTGTTTGTAAAGGTTCGTTAACTGGCTGTCTGTAGATAACCCCTGGAGCTTTTCTTTCCAAAGGCATCTCATAAAGCTCTCCTCCGATAGGACCTTTACCATCTATAGGGTTACCTAAAGTATCTACAACTCTTCCTAACATACCCTCTCCTACTTTGATAGAAGAAATTCTGTTGGTTCTTTTAACTGTATCCCCTTCTTTTACTTGTTTAGACTCTCCTAGTAGAGCAACCCCTACATTATCTTCTTCTAAGTTTAATACAATTCCTTCAATACCACTTTCAAATTTAACAAGCTCACCGTATTGTACATTTTCTAGTCCATATACACGAGCAATACCGTCTCCTATTTGAAGTACTGTACCTACCTCCTCAACATTAGATTGAGTATCAAAATTTGCTAATTGCTGTTTTAAAATTGCAGATACTTCTGCTGGATTTATTTCTGCCATTGTATGGTTATTTTTTCTTAATTCAACTGAAATTCTTTTTTCATCTGAGCCAACTTAGTTCTTACTGAAGTATCTAACTGTTGATCTCCTACTCTCAAAACATACCCACCTAATAAATCTGGATTTACATTGACTTTTAAATCATGAGATGCTCCAGAATTCACAAGACTAGATGATTTTAATATTTTATCAATATTTTCTTGAGAAAGAGAAGCCGCAGTTGTCAAAGTAATTCTTTGCACTCCGTTGATATCTTCTACTTTATCTATAAAGTCTTGTGCTATAAACTTAAGCTGAGCTTCTCTACCTTGACGGATAACTAATGAAATTAAATTTTGACTAGTAGCACTAAGTCCTTTAAAAATTTCTTTAGCTACCGCTATTTTTTTCTTATAGTCAATGAAAGGTGTTTGTAAAAAACGGTTAAGTTCTTTACTCTCACTCATAATCTTAACTACGGCTTTCATATCAGAAAACACAGTAGAGGTTTGCTGAGACTCTTGGGCAAAATCCAAAAGACCCTTAGCATATCTTTTGGCTACTTTAGATGTTCTCATTTTTAGTTAAGATTAGATTTATTCAACATGTTCTCTACTAAAGCATTTTGAGCTTCAGTGCTATCTAATTTTTGTTTAAGAATAGTTTCGGCTATATTTAGAGATAAAGCACCCACTTGGTTTTTAATATCAGCCATAGCCGCAGATTTTTCTGCTGCTATTGATTGCTTCGCAGCTGCAATCATTTTATCACCTTCTACTTTAGCCACCTCTTTAGCTTCATTTACAATTCTATCCTTAATCTCTCTAGCTTCTTTTAGTATAGCATCTCTTTCTACCTTAGCTTCACGAATAATTCTCTCATTATCCGCTTTTAAATCTTCCATCTCCTTTTTAGCTAATTTTGCTTGGTTCAAAGCATCTACGATAGAAGTCTCTCTATCATTAACCGTTTTAAGGATAGGTTTCCATGCGAACTTAGATAGTAAAAGTACTAAAATAAGGAAAACCACTAAAGACCATATAAGGTTACCTTCTGAAGGAATTAATAAATCCATATTATTTAAGATATTAATTTATATTGTTATTTAATTTTTCTTAAAATCAAAAGAAAAGCGACAGACCAACCGTCTGTACGCTTTTCAGTTTTTAGATTATCCGTTTCCTAGTAATGCTACTACGATACCGAATAGACCAGCACCCTCGATAAGAGCTGCTGCGATAATCATTGCAGTTTGGATTTTTCCTGATTGCTCTGGTTGTCTAGCAATAGCGTCCATTGCGTGACCACCAATTTTACCAATTCCTAATCCTACACCTAGAACTGCTAAACCAGCTCCGATTGCTGCGATACTACCTGTCATAACTTTAAATTTAAAAGGTTGATATTAATTATTTTTATTTCTTTAACTTAATTTTAATGATGTCCTTCTTCCACTGCCATTCCTATAAACAGAGCCGTAAGTAGTGTAAATATGTACGCTTGTAAAGCTGCTACCAATAGCTCTAATGTGTTTATAAAAAGAGTTAGCATGATAGAAACTGGTGCAATAGCATAAGTTTCCATAATGAATATAAGGGAAATCAAACTCAAGATTACGATGTGCCCAGCAGTCATATTCGCAAAAAGACGAATCATCAACGCAAAAGGCTTAGTAAACATACCTAAAATCTCTACTGGTACCAAGATAACATAAACTAAAGCTTTACCTGCCCATGGCATATTGTTCCCTAGTGGGTCAAATATGTGCGACCAATAAGTCTTTTTACCACTAAAGGTTACTATAATAAATGTAAGAACTGCCAGCACCATTGTAAAGGCGATATTACCTGAAACATTGGCTGCACCTGGAATAAGCCCAAGTAAGTTAACAATCCATATAAATAAGAACAGCGTCACTAAGTACGGCGTATACTTTAGATACTTTTTAGTCCCAATATTTTCTAAAGCAATATCATCTCTCACGAAAAGCACTAAAGGCTCTAAAAATTTAGCTATTCCTTTAGGAACTCCATTAGAAGTGTAGCTAGACTTAGTAGCAAAAGCTAAAATAATTAGTAAAACTGCCGCTAATAAAGTTTGTGCTACATTTTTAGTTATAGAAAAGTCCAATGGTCTTTCATTAGTTGGATGTCCATCATGCATTTCTAGAATACCATTGGCATCAGTTTTGTATACTTTGTTATGGTATAACTTATAGTAGTTACCATCTACTTGAGCTACCTCATCCTCATGATGACCAAAATGAGATGAAGAAAAAATCTTCAATCCATTATCCCAAAGTATTACAGGTAAAGAAAACCCGATACTTTTATCTCCTTCTCCCCAAAGATGCCAACTGTGGGAGTCTGAGATGTGATGCATAATGTCTGGAACTGGATTATACTTCTCTCCAGGTTGTTTAGTCTCGGTAGAGGCATTAGCCCAACCCATCATAAAAATGGTCAACAATAAAATAACTCTCTTGAAGTGCATTTTCTTCAGTTTATAATTTCTGCAAAAGTAGGAAATTGATTTTATATTTTCAAATTAAAAAAAATTAAAATTTTATGATTTTTGTTGGCTTTTAAAATTTTTAGAAATTAGACTGATTATCAAAACTGTTTCTGTTAAAAGATAGAAAAAATAAAGCCCCACAGATACCATAAGTTGTTTTTTCAGGTCAGGAAAAACATAAAAAAGATATAAAAAAGCACCCATTTTCAATATCATAAATGCCATGTAGACAAATCCCATAATATCCTTTTTAAAGAAACCTACCCCTCCTACCGTTATAAGACCTAAAAAGTGTAGAAAAGCAATTAGAAAATGTAGTGATAATGGATACTGAAGCAATAGAGATTGTCCTAGAATACCAAAAACAACCACTATACAATATACTAGAATAGATAGTAAAATTTGACGCGAATATTTCATTCGACAAAAATAGTCTATTACACAATGATTCCAAAAAAATAATTCAATACAAAAATACCTACTTAAATAATAACTCTTATATTTTGATTTTTGAAGGCAATTTTTATTTAATTTTGCTCCTCATTTTGACAATATGGAAAAGCCTCATAAGTCTGCTGCTATTAGCTTTATTTTTATCACTCTTCTTATAGACATTACAGGTTGGGGCATCATTATACCAGTAGTACCCAAATTGATAGAAGAACTCATCAGTGGAGATATTAGTCTTGCTTCTAAGTATGGAGGCTGGTTAAGTTTCGCTTATGCGGTTATGCAATTTATTTTTGCTCCAATATTGGGTAATTTAAGTGACCAGTTTGGACGGCGTCCTATTATCCTATTCTCGCTATTAGGTTTTTCAGCAAACTTTTTTCTACAAGCTTGGGCACCTAGCATTTTGTGGTTGTTTATAGGTCGTCTTCTATCTGGTATTACAGGAGCAAGCATCACAACCGCCAGTGCCTACATTGCAGATATTAGTACAGAACAAGATCGTTCAAAAAATTTTGGAGTTATTGGAGCTGCATTTGGGCTAGGCTTTATTATTGGTCCCGTACTTGGAGGTGTATTAGGACATTACGGTGCCAGAATACCTTTTTTAGCAGCAGGTGTACTTTGCCTTGTTAACTTTCTATACGGTTTTTTTATACTACCTGAAAGTCTTTCCAAAGAACACAGACGGAAATTTAATTGGAAAAGAGCTAACCCCATAGGCTCTCTTCTACAGCTAAGAAAATACCCTGAGTTGTATAAACTTATCTTAGCCTGGTTCTTGGTCTATATTGCCTCCCATGCAGTACAAACTAACTGGGCTTATTTTGGTATTTATAGATTTGGTTGGAGTGAAAAAACAGTGGGGATTTCACTAGGTGTAATGGGAGGATTAACAGCTTTGGTGCAAGGCGTTATACTAAGAAAAGTAAATCCTAAAATAGGTAATGAAAGAAGTATCTTTTATGGCATTGGTATGTACAGCTTAGGAATGTTACTCTTTTCATTTGCTGGAAACAGTTGGATGATGTTTGCCATTCTTGGGATTTATTGTTTCGGAGGGATTGCAGGACCTTCATTACAATCCGTTATTTCCACAAAAGTATCTGCGAGTGAGCAAGGCGACCTACAAGGAGCTCTTACCAGCATTATTAGCCTCACGAGTATTATTGGTCCGCCTCTTATGACGAATATTTTTTACTATTTCACTCATAACGATGCACCTTTTAAGTTTGCTGGTGCTCCTTTCTTTGTTGGATTTATTTTAATGAGTATTAGCACCTATATAGTTTACCATGGATTTTATAAAAATAAAAAATAATTTTTTTCGTTTCATACTTTTATTTGTAATTTAGCAGAATGGATTTTAGTTTTAGTGAAATGTTAGTAATAGCACTAGTAGTATTAGTGCTTTTTGGACCTAAAAAGATCCCGGAAATAGCTCGTGGGTTAGGTGAAGGTGTTAGAAAAATGAAGTCTGCAATGGAAGACATCAAAACCGAAATCATGAAGGAGACAGACAACCCTGTATCTGAAATAAAAAAGGAAATTGAGCAGGTAAAACAATCTGTACAAGAAGTAAATCCTTTGAACGATATTAAGAAAGACCTTACCGAGGCGACCAACGATATTGTAAATCTAGATAAAAAAACTAGTATATCACAACTAGACGACGCTCACGAAGGGCCTGTAAGCAGATAGAGTAATATGCACAAAATCATAGAGCTTGACCAATCTCTCTTTCTTTATCTAAATGGATTAGGTAATGCCTATTTTGACACCTTTTGGGTTATGGTATCAGGCAAACTTACTTGGTTGCCTCTCTATTTTATATTTTTATATCTCATCATAAAAAACTACGAGAAGAAAAAAGTCATTTATATCCTTCTATTTATTACTCTAGGAATTATTACTTCCGACCAGATTGCTAATATTTTTAAAATAGGAGTTCATAGATTTCGTCCGTGCCACGAACCACTCTTAGAGGGATTAGTAAGAGAAGTAAAGTGCGGTGGACCTTTTGGTTTTTATTCAGCACACGCTTCTAACAGCTTCTTTATAGCTTCTTTTATGAATCTTCTTTTTTCAAAAAAGATTAGATTTTTCGGTTTAATGGTATTTGCTTGGGCATCTTTTGTAGCTTATAGTAGAATCTATTTAGGAGTTCATTATCCATTAGATATTATTTACGGAGCAATGGTAGGTTTTCTCTTAGGTGGCTTTTTTGGAAGCTTGGCACTTTATGCGAGCAGACCTAAAAAGCTTTAATCACTCTTTTTCTTTTAGAAATTAAGTAAGAATACAAAAAAACAAAACTAATAATCAGTTAGTTACAAAAAATAAAAATATTTCAACTCTATTTTTTTGGTAAATAAAAAAATCGTCGTATATTTGCACCACAATATCGCGGGGTGGAGCAGTAGGTAGCTCGCAGGGCTCATAACCCTGAGGTCGCACGTTCGAGTCGTGTCCCCGCTACTACTGAGAAAAAGGATGATAAATTATCGTCCTTTTTTTATTTTTATGATTACCTCTTAATTTAAAAAACTTCTCTAAAAATATCTAACGATTTAGGTTTATTAAATTCAGGGATATGATACTTACAATACTTCATCAAAATATCTATCACATTTCTTCTCTCATCAGTATCTATCAAAGTTTTAATAAACTCTGAGTTTCCTATTTTTTTTAATGTATCTGACAAAACTCTATTGATAGTAAACTCATTTTCTCTCTCTTGAAAGCATCCATTTTTTAAATCAAAGAAGGCTCCTTCTGTAAATAAAAATCCATAGCCAATATTCTTTATTATGGAGTAAATAGTAAATATCAGTGAATTTTTATTATCTATATTGATATAAAAATCTTCCACACACTGATAAAGACTATCCTCTACAACCTCATAAGGAACCGTTTTTAGAATAAACTCTGCCAAAAGAGTCATTTGAGCATTATTAACCAAAGTGAAATCTATCATCTTTGATATTTCTGAAAGAGAAATTTGGTTTACTAATGGTAATGCTCCACTTTTGGTTTTGGAAACATTAAAATCCACCCCCATTAAAGGCATAAGATACACTTTCTGCTTATTCCGAGCTAGATAAATATTCTTAACAAAATAAGACTGAATACCCGCTTCTCTTTCTAAAACACGAAGCACCGCACCAGAATCATTATATTTAGTATAAGATAGTATAAACCCTTGTAAAGATTGCAATTTTAGTGTATTTAATTAACCACTGCTATTTTCGCTGTTGCTTTATCTGTACCGTCTTCGTTGGTCATCAATACAAAATAAATCCCTGAAGCCACACGAGAACCTCTTTGATTTTGTAGATTCCATTCGTAATAACCATTTCTAGAAACCGCTTGATGAATTAAATTACCCGCAGCATCTGTAATACGAATATTGGTTTTTTCAGCCAGTCCTTTTATTTTTACATTTCCCTTAAACTGGCTATAAACCACAGGGTTAGGATAAACTACTACTTCCCCAAATTTTGAGGTTACATTAGCTACATCGCCTTTATAAACCACTATACCATTACTAGTTGCAAAATAAACCTGTCCTGTTTTATCGTTTATTTTAATATCTGTAACTTCGTCCGAAGGAAGAGGAGAATTAGCTTTGGTAAAATGATTGTAAACCTTCTGTCCATCAGCACTTAGAAAGAACACACCTCCTCCATTTACAGATACCCACTTATTATTACCAGAATCTACCGCTATACTCAAAATTTCTGCATCTTTAAAAAGCTCTTCCGCTATGCCATTTTGAGTAATAACTATGGGATTTACTTTTACTTTAGTTCCGTACAAATCGCTCAGAGCATTCGGAAGAATTCTAAGTCCCGTTGTAGAACCCAGCCAAAGACTATTGTTTTTATCCATTGCCATCGCTGTTACCGATGCCGAAGGTAACCCTTCTTCAACTCTTAGAATTTGTCTCAAATCATCATCAAAACGAGTGGGTGTATTATTAAAATAATAAATTAACAGCCCTCCCTCTGATGCTCTAGGTCCACCTATAAAAAGTCTATCATTAAAAGCTAGTATACCCGACGAGCTGGTTTTTATATTTGCTGTTTTTATAGTTTCAAATCTAGAGCCATCTCGAGAAATAAAGTACATTCCTCCAAAATTTACATCTCCTTCGAAAAAAGAAAAAGTGGCAAATAAATTATTATTTTTATCGAAGACCAAGTACTCTGGAACATTATACCATTGAGCACTAGAAGTATTAAAAACTTTTGAGAGC
Coding sequences within:
- a CDS encoding SRPBCC family protein, with the translated sequence MRWLKFVLVLGVLLAGIYAVSMLFVDESKSFKVEREIDYPIDKVYPQFSNFQNLTRWYQYFTQNPKLKFEYFLPYEGQGSSMNFVDAKEGVGMVFIRYENFEKTLRYEFFDADTNAPLKVDIKFLPKGEKTRLIWMVTTPKKALLERYVNLFSVENFEGMVDESLRNLKAVLSNKVDKMEILTNIKYDSLMVENQEAAILVGINANTQNKNKTIYFKDLVKNHHKVVNFVMNDLDKKEDEFGFPMLITQAKSYKDKEVSYFYGIPLSKKSEITDNNFTYHMQDASRLYVMYYKGDYANRVSVINKLLKKAEEDSLRTGKLQEVFIETPVENKPVLLKIALPVSS
- a CDS encoding ATP-dependent Clp protease adaptor ClpS, whose amino-acid sequence is MVFQNIPNKENEEEVSVLSSTEAKHKLVLHNDDFNTFDFVIESLMEVCAHTLEQAEQCTFLVHYKGKCTVKTGNLELIEPMHKKLLLRGLSSEII
- a CDS encoding hemolysin family protein; the protein is MDPDSIVKIFIAIFLVLLNGFFVAAEFSIVKVRYSQIQIKAAEGNAMAKQAEDIIKNLDAYLSATQLGITLASLALGWVGESALHHIIEGLFKYFSISVDTTTVTTVSLVLSFLIITVMHIVFGELVPKSIAIRKAEETTLFIAAPLKLFYNIFRPFIWLMNSISNAFLRLIKINPASEHEIHSTEELQLLVKQSADGGEIEEENYEIIKNAFDFTDHSAKQIMVPRQNILSIDIETSIDEIIEIIMESGYSRIPVYEGSIDNVIGIFYTKEIIRNYIKTKGQLTHEDLRGFLREAYFVVGSKKISDLLKSFQLKKQHIAIVIDEFGGTEGIITLEDILEELVGEIQDEEDEEEKIVDKIGENTYWVKATQPLEEINDFLPKPLPEEGEFNTLAGFILHRLEEIPEENQEFDFENYHFKILKMNNKSVEMVELTYDDSFFGESGEGTNAN
- the atpG gene encoding ATP synthase F1 subunit gamma; the protein is MANLKEIRGRITSISSTMQITSAMKMVSAAKLKKAQDAIVMLRPYSEKLQEIIENVNTSSDADKVSIYAKQREVKRVLYIAISSNRGLAGAFNSSIIKELNAQLSQNSDKKVEVITIGKKVYDAVKKIRTPYSNESHIFDNLSFEAVANIVYGVMKDFREERFDEVYLIYNKFLNAATQTVQTEKLLPIAIKDSEEGDKAIEIDYLFEPNRNEILDVLIPKSIKTQVYKAVLDSIASEHGARMTAMHKATDNAQALKNELVIYYNKARQAAITNEILEIVSGAEALKNG
- the atpA gene encoding F0F1 ATP synthase subunit alpha, yielding MAEINPAEVSAILKQQLANFDTQSNVEEVGTVLQIGDGIARVYGLENVQYGELVKFESGIEGIVLNLEEDNVGVALLGESKQVKEGDTVKRTNRISSIKVGEGMLGRVVDTLGNPIDGKGPIGGELYEMPLERKAPGVIYRQPVNEPLQTGIVAVDSMIPIGRGQRELIIGDRQTGKTTVAIDTILNQKEFYDAGEPVFCIYVAVGQKGSTVAQIVKTLEDKGAMAYTVVVAANASDPSPMQVYAPMAGAAIGEYFRDTGRPALIVYDDLSKQAVAYRELSLLLRRPPGREAYPGDVFYLHSRLLERAAKVIADDSIAKQMNDLPDSLKPIVKGGGSLTALPIIETQAGDVSAYIPTNVISITDGQIFLESDLFNSGVRPAINVGISVSRVGGNAQIKSMKKVSGTLKLDQAQYKELEAFAKFGSDLDAATLAVITKGEKNVEILKQPVNSPLPVDSQVAMIYAGTENLLRNVPVNKVKEFQKEYVEFLRSKHPDTMAKIKAGKIDDEITGVLRQAANDLASKYN
- the atpH gene encoding ATP synthase F1 subunit delta is translated as MRTSKVAKRYAKGLLDFAQESQQTSTVFSDMKAVVKIMSESKELNRFLQTPFIDYKKKIAVAKEIFKGLSATSQNLISLVIRQGREAQLKFIAQDFIDKVEDINGVQRITLTTAASLSQENIDKILKSSSLVNSGASHDLKVNVNPDLLGGYVLRVGDQQLDTSVRTKLAQMKKEFQLN
- a CDS encoding F0F1 ATP synthase subunit B, which translates into the protein MDLLIPSEGNLIWSLVVFLILVLLLSKFAWKPILKTVNDRETSIVDALNQAKLAKKEMEDLKADNERIIREAKVERDAILKEAREIKDRIVNEAKEVAKVEGDKMIAAAKQSIAAEKSAAMADIKNQVGALSLNIAETILKQKLDSTEAQNALVENMLNKSNLN
- the atpE gene encoding ATP synthase F0 subunit C, translated to MTGSIAAIGAGLAVLGVGLGIGKIGGHAMDAIARQPEQSGKIQTAMIIAAALIEGAGLFGIVVALLGNG
- the atpB gene encoding F0F1 ATP synthase subunit A, encoding MHFKRVILLLTIFMMGWANASTETKQPGEKYNPVPDIMHHISDSHSWHLWGEGDKSIGFSLPVILWDNGLKIFSSSHFGHHEDEVAQVDGNYYKLYHNKVYKTDANGILEMHDGHPTNERPLDFSITKNVAQTLLAAVLLIILAFATKSSYTSNGVPKGIAKFLEPLVLFVRDDIALENIGTKKYLKYTPYLVTLFLFIWIVNLLGLIPGAANVSGNIAFTMVLAVLTFIIVTFSGKKTYWSHIFDPLGNNMPWAGKALVYVILVPVEILGMFTKPFALMIRLFANMTAGHIVILSLISLIFIMETYAIAPVSIMLTLFINTLELLVAALQAYIFTLLTALFIGMAVEEGHH